A genomic window from Lotus japonicus ecotype B-129 chromosome 1, LjGifu_v1.2 includes:
- the LOC130717832 gene encoding TITAN-like protein — MAQQSEKNKAKGTKKKSEFEFCKVCNLNHDQGLRHKYFPNHKNSLPTFLSRFRNKLSDVRFFLTNPIALAPNLASRNSFWCVFCDQNIDELSSSFACANAIHHLASVEHVKNLKHFFWKNGGAMDQLDKYMFSDDDLAKWEKKCMARENEAALPSEGSCCGAVSAGPSSDIQFNNGNIDSFENVYSNSVKSYPSNVVLPLHSYTNEYQVSSSGLSGVGNIGQLDIGNSSEACSSGNPFALQDFAVENRSHSLPCNTGQWSSDGHSRNKAVFDNRRKVTRESSQQGPQMLTRIPSVRTESNGGNVHSEAPPPWFEGTEEVQIHSKSVLEDLVSHSNKSGKSKKLNPNRVGAAWAEKRKIEMEMEKRGEIVRNEYDANWLPNFGRVWQSGSRRESRKEFEREKPKLLDVETQSEMPIKIQPYVSKRMRMDSGGDQASG, encoded by the exons ATGGCGCAACAATCTGAGAAGAACAAAGCAAAGGGAACGAAGAAGAAAAGCGAGTTTGAGTTCTGCAAAGTCTGCAACCTAAACCACGACCAAGGCCTCCGCCACAAGTACTTCCCTAACCACAAGAACTCCCTCCCCACCTTCCTCTCTCGCTTCCGTAACAAACTCTCCGATGTCCGCTTCTTCCTCACAAACCCTATCGCTCTCGCTCCCAATCTCGCTTCTCGCAACAGCTTCTGGTGCGTTTTCTGCGACCAAAACATCGACGAGCTCTCTAGTTCCTTTGCCTG TGCTAATGCTATTCATCACCTGGCAAGTGTTGAACATGTGAAGAATTTGAAGCATTTCTTCTGGAAAAACGGTGGTGCCATGGATCAGTTGGATAAGTACATgttttctgatgatgatttagctAAG TGGGAGAAGAAGTGCATGGCAAGAGAAAATGAAGCTGCATTGCCGAGCGAGGGAAGTTGTTGTGGAGCGGTTTCTGCTGGACCATCAAGTGATATCCAATTCAACAATGGAAATATTGatagttttgaaaatgtttactCCAATTCTGTGAAATCGTATCCTTCGAATGTTGTTTTGCCTTTACATAGCTATACGAATGAGTATCAGGTATCCTCTTCAGGACTATCTGGAGTCGGCAATATTGGCCAGTTAGATATTGGCAACTCTTCGGAAGCTTGCTCTTCTGGGAATCCTTTTGCTTTGCAGGATTTTGCAG TTGAAAATAGGAGCCATTCTCTCCCGTGCAATACTGGACAATGGTCAAGTGATGGCCACTCTCGTAATAAAGCG GTTTTTGACAATCGTAGAAAGGTAACCAGAGAGAGCAGTCAGCAGG GTCCACAGATGCTGACCCGAATCCCTTCTGTGCGTACTGAAAGTAATGGTGGAAATGTTCATTCTGAAGCACCTCCGCCATGGTTTGAAGGAACTGAGGAGGTTCAGATACACTCTAAGTCTGTTCTAGAAGACCTTGTCTCCCATTCTAACAAGTCTGGGAAGTCCAAAAAGTTGAATCCAAATAGGGTGGGAGCAGCATGGGCAGAAAAGAGAAAGATTGAAATGGAGATGGAAAAGAGGGGAGAGATTGTGAGGAATGAATATGATGCCAACTGGCTTCCTAATTTTGGTAGGGTCTGGCAATCTGGTAGCAGAAGAGAATCCAGAAAAGAATTCGAGAGGGAGAAACCAAAGTTATTAGATGTTGAAACTCAGTCAGAGATGCCAATCAAGATACAACCTTATGTTAGCAAAAGAATG CGGATGGATAGTGGTGGTGATCAAGCAAGTGGGTGA
- the LOC130717823 gene encoding uncharacterized protein LOC130717823 gives MGTNKQEHEISDPGSEVTNQEKVENEVKDTPKLATHKIITESNKSNSMVIKKRHTLIPPHIIAEAISSIRDIDIRWSGPITPKEMEYVEQYVLAKYPEYEGLIEGDGNGVDMSMFMINEEPSEYDRGKSPCGTPSPRESSAYLFGTNLPETDRTKIQLEPSRLLDILNKKSSFPGSFISIPEIQVRNKVLKHYGLPDEEYLVLFTPSYKDAMMLVGESYPFLKGNFYMTILDQEEDYIKEFASFKESKVILAPKTWLDLRIRGSQLSQNFRRRCKISSKGLFSYPSDASGTMHWISEAHRNSWHVLLDASAFVVGKDRLHLALHRPDFVVCSLDNTHSNPSRITCLLVRKKSFDTSGASSQVVE, from the exons ATGGGAACAAATAAGCAGGAGCATGAAATTTCAGACCCAGGATCTGAG GTAACAAATCAGGAGAAGGTAGAAAATGAGGTCAAGGACACTCCAAAACTTGCAACACACAAAATAATCACAGAGAGCAACAAGTCAAACAGCATGGTCATTAAG AAACGACACACGTTGATTCCTCCTCACATCATAGCTGAAGCGATATCGTCGATCCGTGACATTGATATTAGATGGTCAGGTCCAATCACACCAAAAGAAATGGAATATGTTGAACAATATGTGTTAGCAAAGTACCCAGAATATGAAGGGCTAATTGAAGGAGATGGAAATGGGGTAGACATGTCTATGTTTATGATCAATGAGGAGCCTTCAGAATATGACAGGGGAAAATCACCATGTGGGACTCCAAGTCCTAGAGAGTCTTCAGCATATTTGTTTGGCACTAATCTCCCTGAAACGGACAGGACCAAGATCCAGTTAGAGCCATCAAGGTTACTAGACATTCTCAACAAGAAATCCTCATTCCCTGGAAGCTTCATATCGATCCCGGAAATCCAAGTTCGTAATAAGGTTTTGAAGCATTATGGGTTGCCTGATGAGGAGTACCTGGTTCTCTTCACTCCAAGCTACAAGGATGCTATGATGTTGGTGGGAGAAAGTTACCCTTTTTTGAAGGGAAACTTCTACATGACCATTCTGGATCAAGAGGAAGATTATATCAAAGAATTCGCATCTTTTAAGGAGTCAAAGGTGATCTTAGCTCCCAAAACTTGGCTTGATTTGAGGATCAGAGGGTCACAGCTGAGTCAAAACTTTAGGAGGAGGTGCAAGATCAGCTCAAAAGGCTTGTTCTCTTATCCATCAGATGCTAGTGGAACTATGCATTGGATCTCTGAGGCTCATAGGAACAGTTGGCATGTTCTACTTGATGCTTCTGCCTTTGTAGTGGGAAAGGATCGGCTTCATCTTGCGCTTCACCGCCCCGACTTTGTGGTTTGTAGCCTTGACAACACTCACTCCAATCCTTCAAGAATCACTTGCCTCTTGGTGAGAAAGAAATCCTTTGACACCTCAGGTGCTTCATCTCAGGTAGTGGAGTGA
- the LOC130747648 gene encoding glucuronoxylan 4-O-methyltransferase 1, with the protein MPPDVIHCRPLSSPLLQFAPLLTIQAHENQPPSQKYCRETKRMNLTKKKLIPILVLILSVISILRLLSLSVRTSSSSSGLSVMSPAPQNSSQARNKVASYASGSSKPRRPPNTALTNKEFKVLSDLIALKSPCNLLLFGFQPQYLVLSLLNAGGTTIFLEDDLDKMSKEIANYNSTRAYKLGNNEPAKEAYKLLKHARQNQACAPNPILIQKSKCKLALKNLPAEVYEKNWDVIVIDGPSGDSPESPGRMATIYTAGVLARAGNISDVVVHDVDRMIEKWFSWEFLCHENLLCSKGKLWHFRITGHFNSTTFCLPE; encoded by the coding sequence ATGCCTCCTGATGTAATTCATTGTCGACCTCTCTCCTCACCTCTACTTCAATTTGCTCCTCTACTCACAATTCAGGCACATGAAAATCAACCTCCAAGCCAAAAATATTGCCGAGAGACGAAAAGAATGAATCTCACCAAAAAGAAACTCATCCCTATCCTAGTTCTGATCCTGTCGGTCATATCAATACTTAGGCTTCTAAGCCTCAGTGTCCgtacttcatcttcatcctcaggGCTATCTGTAATGTCTCCAGCTCCCCAAAACAGCTCTCAGGCACGCAACAAAGTTGCATCATATGCATCCGGGTCCTCAAAGCCTAGAAGACCTCCCAACACCGCCCTAACGAATAAAGAATTCAAAGTACTGTCAGATCTCATTGCTCTCAAATCCCCATGCAACCTCCTCCTATTTGGGTTCCAACCCCAGTACCTTGTTCTCTCTTTACTGAATGCAGGTGGAACCACCATTTTTCTCGAAGATGATCTTGATAAGATGAGCAAGGAAATAGCAAACTACAACAGTACAAGGGCATACAAACTTGGTAATAATGAGCCAGCAAAAGAAGCTTACAAGCTTCTCAAGCATGCAAGGCAGAACCAAGCTTGTGCTCCAAACCCCATATTGATTCAGAAATCAAAATGCAAGCTGGCATTGAAAAATCTACCAGCAGAAGTGTATGAAAAGAACTGGGATGTGATAGTCATTGATGGACCCAGTGGGGATTCACCAGAGTCCCCGGGCAGAATGGCTACTATATACACGGCTGGTGTTCTAGCTAGAGCTGGGAACATTTCTGATGTAGTAGTACATGATGTAGATCGAATGATAGAGAAGTGGTTTTCCTGGGAGTTCCTCTGCCATGAGAACTTATTGTGTTCTAAAGGGAAGTTATGGCACTTCAGGATCACAGGTCACTTCAATTCCACGACATTCTGCCTGCCGGAATAG